A genomic region of Phragmites australis chromosome 2, lpPhrAust1.1, whole genome shotgun sequence contains the following coding sequences:
- the LOC133899906 gene encoding uncharacterized protein LOC133899906 isoform X2, which produces MASGEGEGWEAAVRAEVGTGWWDDPDGVDLRAKFKAFTGQRRDWTQPTLLFWKDLILRVARRLRLCSASAHLVTSVWFARPGGLTPLCLPQVLEEMRADGDILLQSELIDPTSGSLCQLVRRMSQLAVSRRPIAQEDILVFKSMVEERVVDIVRELSDSHWTSTCIVTISKFNSFFSDREDAHAALCYLTQCGKARYLVTRKQDPIEGIKFTLAATQVPAVSKLDRDILHLVWTEERLQEQLDVLDRRWEISRRRALASFKSGDKQAAYRYVRQSKLFSQSQNRCTTLLERVEEVISLIASAESTKKVYEAIQIGIQAMNKHNVNIEEVNIHLKEVNELVAAQREVDAAIVPLQSLDGEGDIEEEFRKLEVELQDEIPHMQVQEPMLHVNDAESPEEVKSLSSNLSNIKLEAI; this is translated from the exons ATGGCTTCCGGCGAGGGGGAGGGGTGGGAGGCAGCGGTGCGTGCGGAGGTGGGCACCGGCTGGTGGGACGACCCCGACGGCGTCGACCTCCGCGCCAAGTTCAAGGCCTTCACGGGGCAGCGCCGCGACTGGACCCAGCCCACCCTCCTCTTCTGGAAGGACCTCATCCTCCGCGTcgcccgccgcctccgcctctgcTCCGCGTCCGCGCACCTC GTGACAAGTGTTTGGTTCGCCCGACCCGGAGGACTCACGCCGCTCTGCTTGCCGCAAGTTCTG GAAGAGATGCGCGCCGATGGGGACATACTGCTGCAGTCCGAGCTGATTGATCCAACCTCAGGGAGTCTGTGTCAGCtggtcaggaggatgagccagCTGGCTGTTTCAAGGCGGCCCATTGCGCAGGAGGACATCCTCGTGTTCAAATCGATGGTTGAG GAACGGGTTGTGGATATTGTTAGGGAATTGAGTGATTCTCATTGGACATCAACCTGCATCGTAACAATTAGCAAATTCAATAGCTTCTTCAGTGATCGGGAGGATGCTCATGCCGCATTGTGTTACTTGACACAATGTGGGAAAGCGCGGTATCTTGTGACAAGGAAGCAAGACCCTATTGAG GGTATCAAGTTTACACTTGCTGCCACTCAAGTTCCTGCTGTATCTAAGCTTGATCGTGACATCTTGCACTTAGTTTGGACAGAAGAGAGGCTGCAGGAGCAGCTTGATGTGCTTGATCGTCGATGGGAGAT TTCAAGAAGAAGGGCATTGGCATCCTTCAAGTCTGGGGACAAACAAGCTGCCTATCGTTATGTGAGGCAGTCTAAACTGTTCTCACAAAGCCAGAACAGATGCACAACATTGTTAGAACGTGTTGAAGAAGTTATCAGCCTAATTGCAAGTGCTGAATCGACTAAGAAG GTCTATGAGGCAATCCAAATCGGTATCCAGGCAATGAATAAGCACAATGTCAACATAGAGGAGGTTAACATCCACCTGAAGGAGGTTAATGAGCTTGTTGCGGCACAAAGAGAAGTTGATGCTGCCATTG TACCACTCCAGTCGTTAGATGGTGAAGGTGATATAGAGGAAGAATTCAGGAAGCTGGAAGTGGAATTGCAGGATGAGATTCCGCATATGCAAGTTCAGGAACCA
- the LOC133899906 gene encoding uncharacterized protein LOC133899906 isoform X1: MASGEGEGWEAAVRAEVGTGWWDDPDGVDLRAKFKAFTGQRRDWTQPTLLFWKDLILRVARRLRLCSASAHLVTSVWFARPGGLTPLCLPQVLEEMRADGDILLQSELIDPTSGSLCQLVRRMSQLAVSRRPIAQEDILVFKSMVEERVVDIVRELSDSHWTSTCIVTISKFNSFFSDREDAHAALCYLTQCGKARYLVTRKQDPIEGIKFTLAATQVPAVSKLDRDILHLVWTEERLQEQLDVLDRRWEISRRRALASFKSGDKQAAYRYVRQSKLFSQSQNRCTTLLERVEEVISLIASAESTKKVYEAIQIGIQAMNKHNVNIEEVNIHLKEVNELVAAQREVDAAIESVPLQSLDGEGDIEEEFRKLEVELQDEIPHMQVQEPMLHVNDAESPEEVKSLSSNLSNIKLEAI; encoded by the exons ATGGCTTCCGGCGAGGGGGAGGGGTGGGAGGCAGCGGTGCGTGCGGAGGTGGGCACCGGCTGGTGGGACGACCCCGACGGCGTCGACCTCCGCGCCAAGTTCAAGGCCTTCACGGGGCAGCGCCGCGACTGGACCCAGCCCACCCTCCTCTTCTGGAAGGACCTCATCCTCCGCGTcgcccgccgcctccgcctctgcTCCGCGTCCGCGCACCTC GTGACAAGTGTTTGGTTCGCCCGACCCGGAGGACTCACGCCGCTCTGCTTGCCGCAAGTTCTG GAAGAGATGCGCGCCGATGGGGACATACTGCTGCAGTCCGAGCTGATTGATCCAACCTCAGGGAGTCTGTGTCAGCtggtcaggaggatgagccagCTGGCTGTTTCAAGGCGGCCCATTGCGCAGGAGGACATCCTCGTGTTCAAATCGATGGTTGAG GAACGGGTTGTGGATATTGTTAGGGAATTGAGTGATTCTCATTGGACATCAACCTGCATCGTAACAATTAGCAAATTCAATAGCTTCTTCAGTGATCGGGAGGATGCTCATGCCGCATTGTGTTACTTGACACAATGTGGGAAAGCGCGGTATCTTGTGACAAGGAAGCAAGACCCTATTGAG GGTATCAAGTTTACACTTGCTGCCACTCAAGTTCCTGCTGTATCTAAGCTTGATCGTGACATCTTGCACTTAGTTTGGACAGAAGAGAGGCTGCAGGAGCAGCTTGATGTGCTTGATCGTCGATGGGAGAT TTCAAGAAGAAGGGCATTGGCATCCTTCAAGTCTGGGGACAAACAAGCTGCCTATCGTTATGTGAGGCAGTCTAAACTGTTCTCACAAAGCCAGAACAGATGCACAACATTGTTAGAACGTGTTGAAGAAGTTATCAGCCTAATTGCAAGTGCTGAATCGACTAAGAAG GTCTATGAGGCAATCCAAATCGGTATCCAGGCAATGAATAAGCACAATGTCAACATAGAGGAGGTTAACATCCACCTGAAGGAGGTTAATGAGCTTGTTGCGGCACAAAGAGAAGTTGATGCTGCCATTG AATCAGTACCACTCCAGTCGTTAGATGGTGAAGGTGATATAGAGGAAGAATTCAGGAAGCTGGAAGTGGAATTGCAGGATGAGATTCCGCATATGCAAGTTCAGGAACCA